In Tsuneonella sp. CC-YZS046, the genomic window GCCGATCAGAGAGGCTTCGTTGCGGGTCGCGTGAATCAGGGTGAAAGGCGGCGCCAGCGCTACTTCCGCAGTCATGAGGCGTTCCGAAGCGCGGTCGATCGCCCTGGCTTCCGCGAGCATTGCGCGGGTTCCGTGCATCTTCCAATTGCCGACAATGTAAGGCCGCTGCGACATCTGACTTTCTCTGTTTGATGGAAGGCGCCAATCTACGAATGGCTGGGATGCGCCCGCTAGACCGACCGGGCGCAGTTGTCAAAACGGTTCGCCTCGATTGGCCCTGCCTGTCGTTGCATGGTTGCGGCAGCGTCGCACCGGATATAAAGCGCAGCACTCACATATAATCGGCGGCTTGTCGCCGACCCATGCTCTCAAGCCAGACGGCCGGTTCCATGCTCCAGTTTTTCCGCAGTTTCTTCAGTTCCAAGGCCGGGGTTGGCGTAACCCTCGCGCTGCTGGGCATTATCGCCTTCTCCTTCGCCAGCGGCGATGTCGCGAACATGGGCACATTCGGCGGCGTTGCCGGCGGAGATCGCGTCGCGAACGTAGGCGATGAAAGAATCTCGACCGCCGACCTGAACCGCGCCGCGAACGAGGCGCTGGACCGAATCAAGCAGCGCGACCCGACCCTCACCATGGAATTCTTCCTCAAGCAGGACGGGCTGAATCGCGTGCTCGACGAACTGATCGACCGCTTTGCGGTGGCGGGCTTCGCAAAGGACAACGGCCTGAGAGTGGGTCACAGGCTGGTCGACAGCGAAATCGCCATGATTCCCGCATTCAAGGGCGCTGACGGCAAATTCGACGAGAAACTTTACCAGCAGGCGCTGCAACAGCAGGGCCTGACCGACAAGGCCGTTCGCGACGATCTGGTGAAAGGTCTCGCCGCGCGGCAGATTCTGGTTCCCGCCGGCTTTGGCGCAAGCGTGCCCCAGCAGCAGGTCGAACGCTATGCCGTGTTGCTGAAGGAACGCCGCAAGGGCGGGATCGCCGTTTTCCCGAGTGAAGCCTACGCGCCCAAGGAAAACCCGACCGACGCCCAGCTCCAGCAATATTACGCCGCCAACCGCGACCGCTATATTCGCCCTGAGCGGCGCGTGATCCGCTTTGCGACCTTCGGGCTGGAAGCGCTTGGCAATCCTCGCGCGCCCACGGAGGCGGAGATCGCGGCGCGTTTCCAGCGCGACGCGGCGCAGTATGGCGCGAAGGAAAACCGCAAATTCAGCCAGGTTATCGCTCCCACGGAAGCGGCAGCCAAGGCGATCGCGACGCAGGCCGCATCGGGCGCCCCGCTTGAGGAAGTGGCCAGGAGCAAGGGCCTCGCGGCGGCCACGCTTCCCACCATCGACAAGGCCGGCCTCGCCACGCAGGCTTCCCTCGCGGTCGCCGATGCCGCTTTCGCCGCGGCGGAGGGGAAGATCGCACAGCCCGCCCGCAGCAGCCTGGGCTGGCACGTGATTCGGGTCGATTCGATCAGCCGCACCCCTGCCCGCACGCTGGCCCAGGTCCGCAATGAGATCGTCGCCCAGCTTTCCGCCGAGCAGCGCCAGACCGCCTTGTCCGACCTCGCCGCCAAGATCGAGGAACAGTTCGACCAGGGTTCCAGCCTTGCCGACACAGCCAAGAGCCTCAATCTCACGGTGCAGACCACCAAGCCCCTCACTGCCGACGGCCGGGTGTATCGCTCTGCCGAGGGAACCGCGCCGCCGGTGCTCGCGCCCGCGCTTTCAACGGCTTTCTCGATGGAAGAGGGCGAGCCTCAGCTGGCCGAAGTGGAGCCGGGCAAGGTTTTCCTGATCTTCGACGTGGCGGAAGTCACGCCCTCCGCACCCGCCCCGCTTGCCGAAATCAAGGACGATGTCCGGGACGGCTGGATTCTTTCCAAAGGATCGGAAGCCGCCAAGCAGGCCGCTGACAGAGTGCTCGCCCGGATTGCCAAGGGCATGCCGCTCGCCCAGGCGGTGGCCGAGGAAAAGAAGCCGCTTCCCGCTCCGGACAAGCTCGACCTCGGCCTCGATGACCTTCGCAGGATGGGGCAGCGCCCGCCGCCTGCCATCGTGCTGATGTTCAGCATGGCGGAAGGCACCGCGAAGCGGCTGGCCGGACCGGCGGACAATGGCTGGTTCGTGGTGCAGTTGCAGGACATCGTGCCCGGCAAGCTCGAGGCGAACGATCCGGTGATCGCGATGACCCGCCAGCAGCTCACCGCCAATGTATCCACCGAATATACCGACCAGCTCGTCAAGGCGATCCGCAAGGAACTGGGCGTGACCCGGAATGAAAAGGGCATTGCCGCGGTCCGCCGCCAATTGGCCGGTGGAGAATGATGTCGGCAGATGCGATGGGCAGCTTGCCGGAGAATGCCGAATTTGCCCGTCAGGCGCTTGGCGAAGGGCGCGCATCGCTGATCTGGCGGCGGCTGGTGGCCGATACGGAAACCCCGGTCGGCGCCGCGCTCAAGCTGATGGAGCCGGAGCGGGGGGATTTCCTGCTCGAATCCGTGGAAGGCGGGGAAATCCGCGGGCGCTACAGCCTGCTGGGCCTCGACCCCGATCTGGTCTTCCGGGCCACCGGCGTCGCCTGCGAAGTCAACCGCGACTGGCAGCGGGATCGGTCGGCCTTCGCGCCGATGGGGAATGACAGCCTCGCGGAACTCCATACATTGGCGGCCGCCTGCCGGATCGAGAATCTCCCCCCGGAACTGCCGCCGGTGCTGGCCTGTCTGGTCGGCTATTTCGGATATGAGACGATCGGACTGGTCGAAAAACTGCCCCGCGCCCGGCAGAGCAGCCTCGAACTGCCCGACATGCTGTTCGTCCGCCCCACGGTCATCCTGGTGTTCGACCGGCTGTCCGACCAGCTGTTCTGCGTCGCTCCGCTATGGGCCGGGGATGCGGAACCCGAGGCGGCGATCCGCGACGCGAGCGAACGGATCGACGAAACCCTGCGCAAGCTGTCCGCGCCCCTGCCGCAGCACCGGAACGCGACCGGCCTGCCCGAGCTGGCGCTGGAGCCGGTCATGGCCCCAGGCGCCTACAGGTCCATGGTGCTCAAGGCCAAGGAATATATCGAAGCCGGGGACATCTTTCAGGTAGTGCTCGCCCAGCGCTTCACATGCCCCTTCCCCTTGCCGCCCAGCGACCTCTACCGGGCGTTGCGGCGCGTGAATCCCTCGCCGTTCCTCTATTTCCTCGATCTTCCCGGCTTCGCCCTGATCGGCTCCAGCCCTGAAATCCTGGTCCGGGTGCGCGATGGCGAGGTCACGATCCGGCCGATCGCCGGAACCCGCCCGCGCGGCAAGACGCCCGAGGAGGACAGGTTCAACGAGGAGAGCCTGCTCGCCGATCCCAAGGAGCTGGCGGAGCATCTCATGCTGCTCGATCTCGGCCGCAACGATGTCGGGCGGGTGGCGGCGGCCAACAGCGTTGCCGTGACCGACAGCTTCACGATCGAGCGCTACAGCCATGTCATGCATATCGTCAGCAATGTGGTCGGCAAGCTCGATCCGAAGCGGGATGCCCTGGATGCCCTGTTCGCCGGATTTCCCGCCGGAACCGTGAGCGGCGCCCCCAAGATCCGGGCCTGCGAGATCATCGCCGAGCTGGAGCCGGAAACACGCGGCGCCTATGCCGGCGGAGTGGGATATTTCGCGCCCGACGGCTCGGTGGACAGCTGCATCGTGCTGCGGACGGCGGTGGTCAAGGACGGCACCATGCATGTCCAGGCCGGGGCCGGTATCGTGGCGGACAGCCAGCCCGAATACGAGCAGCGCGAATGCGAGGCGAAGGCCGGGGCGCTGATCGCCGCCGCGCGCGAAGCCGCAAGGGTGGCGGAAGAGCCGCGCTTCGGGCAATAGGCTGGCCATCATGATCCTCGTCATCGACAATTACGACAGCTTCACCTGGAACCTGGTCCATTATCTAATGGAG contains:
- a CDS encoding peptidylprolyl isomerase, with the protein product MLQFFRSFFSSKAGVGVTLALLGIIAFSFASGDVANMGTFGGVAGGDRVANVGDERISTADLNRAANEALDRIKQRDPTLTMEFFLKQDGLNRVLDELIDRFAVAGFAKDNGLRVGHRLVDSEIAMIPAFKGADGKFDEKLYQQALQQQGLTDKAVRDDLVKGLAARQILVPAGFGASVPQQQVERYAVLLKERRKGGIAVFPSEAYAPKENPTDAQLQQYYAANRDRYIRPERRVIRFATFGLEALGNPRAPTEAEIAARFQRDAAQYGAKENRKFSQVIAPTEAAAKAIATQAASGAPLEEVARSKGLAAATLPTIDKAGLATQASLAVADAAFAAAEGKIAQPARSSLGWHVIRVDSISRTPARTLAQVRNEIVAQLSAEQRQTALSDLAAKIEEQFDQGSSLADTAKSLNLTVQTTKPLTADGRVYRSAEGTAPPVLAPALSTAFSMEEGEPQLAEVEPGKVFLIFDVAEVTPSAPAPLAEIKDDVRDGWILSKGSEAAKQAADRVLARIAKGMPLAQAVAEEKKPLPAPDKLDLGLDDLRRMGQRPPPAIVLMFSMAEGTAKRLAGPADNGWFVVQLQDIVPGKLEANDPVIAMTRQQLTANVSTEYTDQLVKAIRKELGVTRNEKGIAAVRRQLAGGE
- the trpE gene encoding anthranilate synthase component I; the protein is MMSADAMGSLPENAEFARQALGEGRASLIWRRLVADTETPVGAALKLMEPERGDFLLESVEGGEIRGRYSLLGLDPDLVFRATGVACEVNRDWQRDRSAFAPMGNDSLAELHTLAAACRIENLPPELPPVLACLVGYFGYETIGLVEKLPRARQSSLELPDMLFVRPTVILVFDRLSDQLFCVAPLWAGDAEPEAAIRDASERIDETLRKLSAPLPQHRNATGLPELALEPVMAPGAYRSMVLKAKEYIEAGDIFQVVLAQRFTCPFPLPPSDLYRALRRVNPSPFLYFLDLPGFALIGSSPEILVRVRDGEVTIRPIAGTRPRGKTPEEDRFNEESLLADPKELAEHLMLLDLGRNDVGRVAAANSVAVTDSFTIERYSHVMHIVSNVVGKLDPKRDALDALFAGFPAGTVSGAPKIRACEIIAELEPETRGAYAGGVGYFAPDGSVDSCIVLRTAVVKDGTMHVQAGAGIVADSQPEYEQRECEAKAGALIAAAREAARVAEEPRFGQ